A stretch of Caenorhabditis elegans chromosome IV DNA encodes these proteins:
- the Y73F8A.23 gene encoding PAN-3 domain-containing protein (Predicted), which produces MHRPSSAVILYFIFFMCGFAESSDEDLQMVVIWGAPSGVDVWEPCSETWKQCLQKCLDEEDCVLIAKITTNFYIFRQGKEFHVVQKTKESGEKVAFKKTNNMCKVSMPKPLFGNDTVTEIYQSETVAYKYEITEWDINGMAQWTFDFQYFVQCDDESFVSIRGANVVCITVRAFPDPYCKNRTAGEQLCKEGNGSGITGPYSYDEGYKMTEYIDKKLQAEPISQKFDYFDFWTDGICSQPDGHNITDGTLDETTGYKWSQTNNFKE; this is translated from the exons ATGCACCGACCAAGTTCGGCAGTCATTCTTtactttatatttttcatgtgTGGCTTCGCAGAATCTTCAGATGAAGACTTGCAAATGGTAGTTATTTGGGGAGCTCCGAGTGGGGTCGATGTTTGGGAACCGTGTTCTGAAACTTGGAAACAGTGCTTACAGAAATGTTTGGATGAAGAGGATTGTGTG CTGATAGCTAAAATTACAACCAACTTCTATATTTTCCGACAAGGAAAGGAATTTCACGTTGTTCAGAAAACTAAAGAAAGTGGGGAGAAAGTTGCATTCAAG aaaacaaacaaCATGTGTAAGGTATCCATGCCAAAGCCACTGTTTGGAAACGATACTGTTACG GAAATCTATCAGTCTGAAACAGTTGCATATAAGTACGAAATAACTGAATGGGACATAAATGGAATGGCACAATGGACATTTGATTTCCAGTACTTTGTGCAATGCGATGATGAATCATTTGTATCGATTCGAGGAGCCAATGTTGTTTGTATTACG GTACGTGCATTTCCTGATCCCTACTGCAAGAACCGTACAGCTGGAGAGCAATTGTGTAAAGAGGGTAATGGAAGTGGAATCACAGGACCATACTCTTACGATGAAGGATATAAAATGACAg AGTATATCGATAAAAAGCTCCAAGCCGAACCGATTTCTCAGAAATTCGATTATTTCGACTTCTGGACTGATGGAATTTGCAGTCAACCTGACGGACATAACATAACTGATGGAACTTTAGATGAGACAACTGGCTATAAATGGAGTCAAACcaacaattttaaagaatGA
- the Y73F8A.22 gene encoding PAN-3 domain-containing protein (Partially confirmed by transcript evidence) encodes MHLSTGFLVLLTALCHVDSLNVNTKLVLIWGSPNDTEISETYSGSWDECLQKCYCDVTCVVIFRTSAGGEIYKIGTPFSVQKIIGAGGNIVGIKRTQEGCSGTFPRPMFGQTTVTESFTSEKIVYNYTISEIENDDLTEWKFDFKYFVQCDEESFASIRGDIAVCISIRTFSGPFCQNRAAGVALCTEGNGLVITGAYAYAEGYTIGDYLTKKSNSALLPTRYSNMYFWIDGIRSSSAQYNMSDPTLNGITCFNWGPNSQEGVLNTCAFIEGTSIVRYWDCDATENGNSYCLRGAVCRIKPVSHT; translated from the exons ATGCATCTTTCCACCGGGTTTCTCGTTCTTCTCACTGCACTATGCCACGTTGATTCTTTGAATGTTAACACTAAATTGGTATTAATCTGGGGATCTCCCAATGACACAGAGATTTCTGAAACATATTCTGGTAGTTGGGATGAATGTCTACAAAAGTGTTATTGTGACGTCACTTGTGTG GTAATATTTCGAACCTCCGCTGGAggtgaaatttataaaattggaactccattttctgttcaaaaaattattggagcTGGTGGCAATATTGTGGGCATTAAG agaactcAGGAAGGTTGCTCTGGAACTTTTCCTAGACCAATGTTCGGGCAAACGACTGTTACG gaatcttttacatctgaaaaaatagtttataaCTACACGatttccgaaattgaaaacGACGATCTTACGgaatggaaatttgattttaaatattttgttcaatGCGATGAAGAATCCTTCGCATCGATTCGAGGAGATATTGCGGTTTGCATTTCG ATCCGCACATTTTCCGGACCATTCTGCCAAAATCGTGCTGCAGGAGTAGCTTTGTGTACAGAAGGAAACGGGCTTGTCATTACAGGCGCCTATGCGTACGCAGAAGGATACACTATTGGAG attatctAACAAAGAAAAGTAACTCCGCCCTTCTGCCTACACGATACTCTAATATGTACTTTTGGATCGACGGAATCCGCTCATCAAGTGCCCAATACAACATGTCTGACCCAACTTTAAATGGTATTACATGCTTTAATTGGGGTCCAAACTCTCAGGAGGGAGTGCTCAATACGTGTGCATTTATCGAAGGAACATCTATTGTCCGGTATTGGGA ctGTGATGCCACTGAAAACGGAAACAGTTACTGCCTACGTGGCGCTGTGTGTAGGATAAAACCTGTTTCACATACTTGA